In Oncorhynchus clarkii lewisi isolate Uvic-CL-2024 chromosome 24, UVic_Ocla_1.0, whole genome shotgun sequence, one DNA window encodes the following:
- the LOC139382368 gene encoding integral membrane protein 2C-like isoform X1, whose translation MVKITFQSVAGQKAEKEQNDGDKTDILITHPMEDEEELVLPLRSGRSPLNGLCCLTFGLVVFMSGLVLASIYVYRYYFIPQIPEESLFHCRVRYEDSVYAPLRGRQELEENVGIYLEDNYEQISVPVPHFGGSDPADIIHDFHRGLTAYHDIALDKCYVIELNTTIVMPPRNLWELLVNVKKGTYLPQTYIIQEEMFVTGRVHNMRQLGPFIYRLCNGKDTYRLKRRARRRINKREVANCHRIRHFENTFVVETVICDGV comes from the exons ATGGTCAAGATCACTTTCCAGTCCGTCGCGGGACAGAAAGCCGAGAAAGAGCAGAATGATGGCGACAAGACCGACATTCTCATAACCCATCCAATG gaggatgaggaggagctgGTTCTGCCTCTGCGCTCAGGGAGATCGCCTCTGAATGGCCTATGCTGCCTGACCTTTGGCCTGGTGGTCTTcatgtctggtctggtgttggcCTCCATCTATGTCTACCGCTACTACTTCATACCCCAG ATCCCAGAGGAGAGTCTGTTCCACTGCAGGGTTCGTTATGAGGACTCTGTGTATGCCCCTCTGAGAGGCAGACAGGAGCTGGAGGAGAACGTGGGCATCTACCTGGAAGACAACTATGAGCAGATCAGCGTGCCTGTGCCCCACTTTGGAGGAAGCGACCCTGCTGACATCATCCACGACTTTCACAGG GGACTGACTGCCTACCATGACATCGCTCTGGACAAATGCTATGTCATCGAGCTCAACACCACCATCGTTATGCCCCCACGGAACCTCTGGGAACTGCTGGTCAATGTTAAg AAGGGGACATACCTGCCCCAGACCTACATTATCCAGGAGGAGATGTTTGTGACAGGGAGGGTTCACAACATGCGCCAGCTGGGGCCCTTCATCTACCGCCTGTGTAACGGCAAGGACACATACCGCCTGAAACGCCGCGCCCGCAGAC GCATCAACAAACGGGAAGTGGCGAACTGCCATCGCATCCGCCACTTTGAGAACACGTTTGTGGTTGAGACGGTCATCTGTGATGGAGTGTAA
- the LOC139382368 gene encoding integral membrane protein 2C-like isoform X2, translating to MVKITFQSVAGQKAEKEQNDGDKTDILITHPMDEEELVLPLRSGRSPLNGLCCLTFGLVVFMSGLVLASIYVYRYYFIPQIPEESLFHCRVRYEDSVYAPLRGRQELEENVGIYLEDNYEQISVPVPHFGGSDPADIIHDFHRGLTAYHDIALDKCYVIELNTTIVMPPRNLWELLVNVKKGTYLPQTYIIQEEMFVTGRVHNMRQLGPFIYRLCNGKDTYRLKRRARRRINKREVANCHRIRHFENTFVVETVICDGV from the exons ATGGTCAAGATCACTTTCCAGTCCGTCGCGGGACAGAAAGCCGAGAAAGAGCAGAATGATGGCGACAAGACCGACATTCTCATAACCCATCCAATG gatgaggaggagctgGTTCTGCCTCTGCGCTCAGGGAGATCGCCTCTGAATGGCCTATGCTGCCTGACCTTTGGCCTGGTGGTCTTcatgtctggtctggtgttggcCTCCATCTATGTCTACCGCTACTACTTCATACCCCAG ATCCCAGAGGAGAGTCTGTTCCACTGCAGGGTTCGTTATGAGGACTCTGTGTATGCCCCTCTGAGAGGCAGACAGGAGCTGGAGGAGAACGTGGGCATCTACCTGGAAGACAACTATGAGCAGATCAGCGTGCCTGTGCCCCACTTTGGAGGAAGCGACCCTGCTGACATCATCCACGACTTTCACAGG GGACTGACTGCCTACCATGACATCGCTCTGGACAAATGCTATGTCATCGAGCTCAACACCACCATCGTTATGCCCCCACGGAACCTCTGGGAACTGCTGGTCAATGTTAAg AAGGGGACATACCTGCCCCAGACCTACATTATCCAGGAGGAGATGTTTGTGACAGGGAGGGTTCACAACATGCGCCAGCTGGGGCCCTTCATCTACCGCCTGTGTAACGGCAAGGACACATACCGCCTGAAACGCCGCGCCCGCAGAC GCATCAACAAACGGGAAGTGGCGAACTGCCATCGCATCCGCCACTTTGAGAACACGTTTGTGGTTGAGACGGTCATCTGTGATGGAGTGTAA
- the LOC139382367 gene encoding lysophosphatidic acid receptor 6-like: MVLCDSKVCYIQWIVYVPTFMVGLPLNLAALWLLLFRMRRWTESTVYLSSLIINDSLLIFSLPFKMYAYEHNWGLSMGFCTFLESLVFVNIYGSIILIVCISGDRYVYLRFPINGKRLHSPRKAALVCLAVWVMVFAFTTPVYELHNKNNNDTRMHKGNETKCFQKFSSETWKKKWIIIAIETVFSISTVAMVFFSVRVMQILSGMRRLNPLDDKLRNNKSVKIVLSNLVAFLLCFIPYHVAAVVYFLAKNRTEDPNVINPLRDFVHISMCLGSINCLTDGVCYYFILKENLLTASKERRRMSTRGNAVARLREINQHPMDNIKVKEPGETGSDAQVNGDQLDLLDRCGLSPLGACRVESRVETFPL, translated from the coding sequence ATGGTACTGTGTGACAGCAAAGTGTGCTATATACAGTGGATTGTCTATGTCCCCACGTTCATGGTGGGTCTTCCCCTCAACCTGGCCGCTCTGTGGCTCCTCCTCTTCAGGATGCGTCGATGGACTGAGTCCACGGTGTACCTCAGCAGTCTGATCATCAACGACAgccttctcatcttctctctgccCTTCAAGATGTACGCCTACGAACACAACTGGGGCCTGAGCATGGGATTCTGCACCTTCCTGGAGAGCCTGGTGTTCGTCAACATCTATGGGAGCATCATACTGATCGTGTGCATCTCTGGCGACCGCTATGTTTATTTGCGATTTCCAATCAATGGCAAGCGTCTGCATTCGCCACGGAAGGCTGCCCTGGTATGCCTGGCCGTGTGGGTGATGGTATTCGCTTTCACCACACCCGTCTATGAGCtccacaacaaaaacaacaacgacACCAGAATGCACAAAGGCAACGAAACCAAGTGTTTCCAGAAGTTCTCCAGCGAAACCTGGAAGAAGAAATGGATCATCATCGCCATAGAGACAGTGTTCTCAATCAGCACGGTTGCCATGGTGTTCTTCTCGGTGCGTGTGATGCAGATCCTGAGTGGCATGCGGCGACTGAACCCACTGGACGATAAGCTGAGGAACAACAAGTCAGTGAAAATCGTCCTGAGCAACCTGGTGGCCTTCCTGCTGTGCTTCATCCCCTACCACGTGGCCGCAGTCGTCTACTTCCTGGCCAAGAACCGCACGGAGGACCCGAACGTCATCAACCCCCTCAGAGACTTCGTCCATATCAGCATGTGTCTGGGCAGCATCAACTGTCTGACGGACGGGGTCTGCTACTACTTCATCCTGAAGGAGAACCTGCTGACTGCCAGCAAGGAGAGGCGGAGGATGTCCACTAGAGGAAACGCAGTGGCGAGGCTCAGGGAAATCAACCAGCATCCAATGGACAACATCAAGGTCAAGGAACCTGGAGAGACAGGATCAGATGCCCAGGTCAATGGAGATCAATTGGACTTGCTAGATAGATGTGGCTTATCCCCTCTTGGTGCCTGCAGAGTGGAGAGCAGGGTGGAGACATTTCCCCTGTAG